The following proteins come from a genomic window of Peromyscus eremicus chromosome 23, PerEre_H2_v1, whole genome shotgun sequence:
- the Styxl1 gene encoding serine/threonine/tyrosine-interacting-like protein 1 isoform X1, producing the protein MAELLFCEPTELYNILNQVSKLSRLAEPNYLCLLDVRSKRQYDESHVITALRVKKRENQYLIPESVDLECVRYCIVYDSNTSSLELQIRRQQKLKEEEEGEEEEEEEEEEEEEDDENTELLPGPAVEFGQILTHLTRQPVYVLRGGYECFSGLYHFFRTQKIIWMPQELDAFQPYPVEIIPGKLFLGKFSQACNARIHKDLKIKAHVNVSLEATPYFVGDADRLLHIKIEDTSYSNLFPFFRHICHFMELHLRLRSVILVFSTRGISRSSAAVIAFLMHYNEETLKRSWAHVKKCKNNMRPNRGLVAQLLEWEKTVHGDYITDISEPIY; encoded by the exons ATGGCTGAGCTGCTCTTCTGTGAGCCAACAGAACTCTATAACATCTTGAATCAGGTCTCAAAGCTGTCCAGATTAGCGGAGCCCAACTACCTCTGCTTGCTGG ATGTTCGATCCAAAAGGCAATATGACGAGAGCCATGTGATCACTGCCCTTAGAGTGAAGAAG AGAGAGAACCAGTACCTCATCCCGGAGTCCGTGGATCTGGAGTGCGTGAGATACTGCATCGTGTACGACAGCAACACCAGCTCCCTGGAACTGCAAATACGGCGGCAGCAGAAGcttaaggaggaggaggagggggaggaggaggaagaggaggaagaagaagaggaggaggaggatgacgaGAACACTG AACTCTTACCTGGACCCGCCGTGGAATTTGGACAGATCCTCACCCACCTTACCCGCCAGCCTGTCTATGTCCTCAGAGGGGGCTACGAGTGCTtctctggcctgtaccatttctTCCGGACCCAGAAGATCATCTGGATGCCCCAG GAACTGGACGCCTTCCAGCCATACCCAGTTGAGATCATTCCAGGCAAGCTCTTCCTGGGCAAATTCAGTCAAGCCTGCAATGCTAGGATTCACAAGGATCTGAAAATTAAAGCGCATGTCAATGTTTCATTGGAGGCAACACCCTA TTTTGTAGGCGATGCAGACAGACTCCTGCATATCAAGATCGAGGATACTTCGTATTCCAACCTTTTCCCCTTTTTCCGCCACATCTGTCACTTCATGG AACTTCACCTCCGGCTCCGCTCGGTCATCCTGGTCTTTTCCACGCGTGGCATTAGCCGCAGCAGTGCCGCCGTGATAGCCTTCCTCATGCATTACAATGAGGAGACCTTGAAG AGGTCCTGGGCCCACGTGAAGAAATGCAAAAACAACATGCGTCCGAATCGGGGCTTGGTGGCTCAGCTGCTGGAATGGGAGAAAACTGTCCACGGGGATTACATCACAGACATCTCCGAGCCTATCTACTGA
- the Styxl1 gene encoding serine/threonine/tyrosine-interacting-like protein 1 isoform X2, translating into MAELLFCEPTELYNILNQVSKLSRLAEPNYLCLLDVRSKRQYDESHVITALRVKKRENQYLIPESVDLECVRYCIVYDSNTSSLELQIRRQQKLKEEEEGEEEEEEEEEEEEEDDENTELLPGPAVEFGQILTHLTRQPVYVLRGGYECFSGLYHFFRTQKIIWMPQELDAFQPYPVEIIPGKLFLGKFSQACNARIHKDLKIKAHVNVSLEATPYFVGDADRLLHIKIEDTSYSNLFPFFRHICHFMEVLGPREEMQKQHASESGLGGSAAGMGENCPRGLHHRHLRAYLLTFACGPPGRGGTLFGTF; encoded by the exons ATGGCTGAGCTGCTCTTCTGTGAGCCAACAGAACTCTATAACATCTTGAATCAGGTCTCAAAGCTGTCCAGATTAGCGGAGCCCAACTACCTCTGCTTGCTGG ATGTTCGATCCAAAAGGCAATATGACGAGAGCCATGTGATCACTGCCCTTAGAGTGAAGAAG AGAGAGAACCAGTACCTCATCCCGGAGTCCGTGGATCTGGAGTGCGTGAGATACTGCATCGTGTACGACAGCAACACCAGCTCCCTGGAACTGCAAATACGGCGGCAGCAGAAGcttaaggaggaggaggagggggaggaggaggaagaggaggaagaagaagaggaggaggaggatgacgaGAACACTG AACTCTTACCTGGACCCGCCGTGGAATTTGGACAGATCCTCACCCACCTTACCCGCCAGCCTGTCTATGTCCTCAGAGGGGGCTACGAGTGCTtctctggcctgtaccatttctTCCGGACCCAGAAGATCATCTGGATGCCCCAG GAACTGGACGCCTTCCAGCCATACCCAGTTGAGATCATTCCAGGCAAGCTCTTCCTGGGCAAATTCAGTCAAGCCTGCAATGCTAGGATTCACAAGGATCTGAAAATTAAAGCGCATGTCAATGTTTCATTGGAGGCAACACCCTA TTTTGTAGGCGATGCAGACAGACTCCTGCATATCAAGATCGAGGATACTTCGTATTCCAACCTTTTCCCCTTTTTCCGCCACATCTGTCACTTCATGG AGGTCCTGGGCCCACGTGAAGAAATGCAAAAACAACATGCGTCCGAATCGGGGCTTGGTGGCTCAGCTGCTGGAATGGGAGAAAACTGTCCACGGGGATTACATCACAGACATCTCCGAGCCTATCTACTGACCTTCGCCTGTGGCCCACCCGGGCGAGGAGGAACCTTGTTTGGGACTTTTTGA